tgggtatATAGGGATCTAGAAGACTTTTAGACAGTTCCTAGTGAAAATATCAATAATCTGCAACTTTTaagaattaaatttaaaactagTTTAATTAACAACATAATCATtttttgaacaattttcaatCCGATTGCTCTGGCTCGAATATGACAATATTCTCACAGTATTCTATGACCATTAGGGGAAAGTTGTGACCCAAAAGAATCGCTGGCACCGCCTCCAGCATTTCGTAGCCCTCCCAAAGGACCAGAAACCACAGTTCCTCCTTGAATGTGAAAGCATCGCAGATTTTTATCAAATCACGTCCGCGCTCCCAGCCATATATAACATCGCCCTTGCTATTCAAACGTACAGCCACTTGAGGTCCGTCCATTATATCTTTTcggatattttgaaaatagcCTGATTCGTGTGATCAAGGAACTATTTACCTAGACTTCGCAAATCATATGCTCAGTTATTCTTACTTactttgtttacttttttttcgcttttctaATTCTCAGAGAGCTCTGCTATGCGCTACCGACAATTGTCGACTACTGAAAATATTCTGCTAAACTAACTTTCGCGAGAGCacgcaaaaaaacaagtttttctcAGAGCCTACTAAATCTAGGATatttacccaaacattttgttatcgCACCTATAACGTATACCGATATACCAAactatatttctatatatccATGTCAATTACCATTCGATATGTAAGCTCAGATAAGCTGAATCAGAACTCCAACCGTTATAAACTGTAGGGCTACATATGTCTCCATCTCCCGATCTTAATGTTTTACTCATATTAGCCGCTAGCTTTGCAACGCGTTggtaacaaaaatattgtggGGCTTGTGCATAGGTTAATAAACGTAAGCGTATTTAATACTAATGGGtagataataaatttatttattcccCTGCTATCTGACAGCTATTATTTTAACTACAAaactatttgtttattatattagGTAATTACATTAACATATCGATATGtgtaatttaaaatatcattattgtGGTTTTGCATAATTCGAGCGGAAgtacaaacaaataattgcataataaataaaatattttattagaaaatattGCATATTAATATTGCTTAAcagtaaaagaaaacaacatgtttccaacaaaataatagttttttttcCACATACAAATGCAGTCAGGGGGCGTTTCCAACccatttacatatacatatccaTGTATATCCATGCGAACTGCACCGAATTGGACTTTTAATAATCTCCAAGCTATAgacttaaattataaattatttaaatggggctaatgttttcaaaatttactTCTAGCAAGTGGttttgcaaaataataataagatataaatgaaattaccCGCTGTTCCCAGAAATTTTTTGTGTAATTCGTGTCAACTTCGGACAGAGACAAAATGGCATAATTTCTCTTGTTACCCTTGCtaacttttctttttacaaattttagcCCTAATTGCGCAAAAGAGTattatgttttaatttaaaataagcagatgattttcaaattaaattttaaaaaattggttTTGTCTCCGCATTCACTTACTTCGTGCTCAGTGTGCGGATATATGATAGCATTGTGGTTGAcagaacacacacaacaaaagaaacattaaattaattttgttaactgCCAATAGTTTTccctttgttttgttttcaatttttcaacaTTGCTTTTATCTTTGTGAATAAGTAAAATgtaacaaacaaaaacgacAATGACGTTTGAACCTACGACCTCTTGCTCGCGAGTTCAACGCTCTAACGTCTAAGCCACACATGATTCCCGTCCTAGCTATGTTGTTCTTAATATTTCTCATGCCAAATCTGGCCACAGATTTCTCCCACTTACgaccaaatatatatagaaatgttAATaccaaataacaaaaaactgttttctagaaatattaatttgtttatctgAGCGAATAAGGCAAAATATACTCGCCTTTTCAGAAATTGTTGATTAAATGGACAATGCACAATGCACATATAAGAACAagaaagaggttctagtcgggagttcccgtgATGacttggaaggtcatatctccgcgcgagctattacccgagatattaaaaaaatattatcgaaaaagtttcgattttcgcaccgaccccgatttaaaaaaaaatcgtgatgatttggaaggtcatatatccgcgcggagttatgtcgttttggaacgtcatatctccgcgaggagttatgtcgttttggaacgtcatatcttcgcggggagttatgtcgttttggaacgtcatatcaccgcgcggggttctgtccttttggaacgtcatatctccgcgcgagctattacccgagatattaaaaaaaaaaaaaacaagtaagaggttctggtcgggagctcccgactaggggataccctgaaccctctacttccaacatcaaatgcatatatattcctttttagaagctatatgtagaagctatatgtatagtcaaaaaacaggatattatggggtcggagatgcttccttctgcctgttacatacatttggattttgcacaaatacaatatacccttatacccatttttaatgggttcagggtataaaaagcagaCACCCTATTTCCGGAGATGCCTTTTCCTTCATGATTTACTATGGAGACATCCCGCACCTAGAATAGTGTGTGAAACTTATGTCAAttaccaaaaaagaaaacaaatagtATGTAAGACATGTAAGAGAACTCCAGTCGGAAATGCCCGACACAAAATACAATGCAATACGAGTCCAGAACATATCAATGAGATTCTTGTGATATTTATCGCAAGCTGAAATTTCTAGTTCTAGAGCTGAAGTtcgtatataaaaaatgtttgatatttaataaatgtgtACATTTTATATGATTGGAAATTAGTAAGCCCCTTTGTGgacaaataaaatgtacagggtatcagaACAGCATCGCCAGAGAACAGCGCCCCGCCTCAGCGCTGTATGCAGCCCCACAGATAGGCACTCACACATATACACTCAcgcacacgctcacacacacacacacacacacacagacactgcGCATGTTAATTACGTTACGAGTCCAGTTCCAGGGGGAAAAAATTGTacgaacatttttaattatgttgATTTTTCGCTGATTTAATTTCAGGCGCTTGTTTTACCTGGGCATATTCCGTTTTTTCGAAACCAaatagaatttaatttaatcctttgaaaaaataatttaggTGTTATCACGCCACACCATCCCGCCCCCAGTCCACAGACTCCaaaccaaatacaaaataccatATATAAAGCACTTTGGCGAAGAGTTCGTTTCGTGCCATTGCCCAGCGCCTATCCCGTCGCCCGATCCTTGCCCCGTTGTCATTACCGTTTTGGACCTACAATGGAATAGCAAAACTTAAAAAGCTTCCattcaaatgccaaaaaaacacacacacacacagacacacaccacACTCTCTACAACTCAGCCACAAAGACACAGCTTAGAAATGAGCCTGGGTTCCAGTGCCCAATACGCCTTTCATGGCACGTTTTCGTTAATGTTACACCATTTGgtataattacatttttctATAGACCAGAGCTCGGATTTCTGGCGCTTTAA
This window of the Drosophila virilis strain 15010-1051.87 chromosome X, Dvir_AGI_RSII-ME, whole genome shotgun sequence genome carries:
- the LOC138911531 gene encoding chromo domain-containing protein rhino-like, giving the protein MDGPQVAVRLNSKGDVIYGWERGRDLIKICDAFTFKEELWFLVLWEGYEMLEAVPAILLGHNFPLMVIEYCENIVIFEPEQSD